The Musa acuminata AAA Group cultivar baxijiao chromosome BXJ2-2, Cavendish_Baxijiao_AAA, whole genome shotgun sequence genome has a segment encoding these proteins:
- the LOC103975711 gene encoding exonuclease 1, which produces MGIQGLLPLLKSIMAPIHVEELRGQTVAVDAYSWLHKGAFSCATQLCKGLPTSKHIDYCMHRVNLLKHHGVKPILVFDGGILPMKIEQETKRSRTRKENLARAMEHETLGNSSAAYECYQKAVDISPLVAFELIQVLKQDHVDYIVAPYEADAQMTFLSINSLVDAVITEDSDLIPFGCSRIIFKMDKFGQGVEFQSLRLGKNKELDLTGFTNRMLLEMCIFSGCDYLPSLPGMGLKRAHALVKRLKSYNKVIKHLRYSAVSIPPLFEESFGKAIWAFQHQRVYDPAKEDIVHLTDIPHGVFEDLDFLGPWLPQGIAKEIAQGDIDPLTKMPFQGKDTCRQLMLGRNCLEKESVPSSGRKKLDLPVQKNLLTNYFCLASLEARRKFRAPKVMPKELVVMDSDSPSSEKYDSESLGSTEEATCINNHAAHAPVNASTTNDSLPAEDCVGDTTKMEDKSTNHNQKVSRLPLNSDLKDLQCSSLLPELKNETCKPFLTSHKEYDFKLQMADVDVTTKSTKRKVIVKSSYFRHKLSDDNDPENQNDGTNVNNENYDCTSCDCPVPNGASCGNACLKSGMKKRKPVNISDKQLGDLGSKNARTTSTYFEEDGEASDSSNKGKEMQETGKFGCNISHLNNYTGIAEKSMEKFVALISSYRYTSSGSRASGLRAPLKDVQNTCSSRRTVAPININKFAYSSKK; this is translated from the exons GCATATCGACTATTGTATGCATAGAGTAAATTTGTTGAAGCATCATGGTGTCAAACCTATTCTTGTTTTTGATGGTGGTATTCTACCGATGAAGATTGAACAAGAGACCAAGCGTTCAAG GACCAGGAAGGAAAATCTTGCACGAGCAATGGAACATGAGACATTGGGTAATTCTTCTGCTGCTTATGAGTGCTACCAAAAAGCTGTTGATATTTCACCTTTGGTTGCATTTGAACTAATCCAG GTTTTGAAACAAGATCATGTTGATTACATTGTGGCACCTTATGAAGCTGATGCTCAGATGACATTCTTGTCCATAAATAGCCTTGTTGATGCTGTCATCACTGAAGACTCAGACTTGATACCCTTTGGTTGTTCAAGA ATTATCTTCAAAATGGACAAATTTGGCCAGGGagtcgagtttcaaagtttacgtTTGGGAAAAAATAAGGAGCTTGATTTAACCGGATTCACCAATCGGATGCTACTTGAGATGTGCATTTTTAGTGGTTGTGACTATCTACCATCACTGCCTGGCATGGGCTTGAAAAGGGCCCATGCACTCGTCAAGAGGCTTAAGAGCTACAATAAG GTAATTAAGCACTTAAGGTATAGTGCTGTTTCTATCCCACCACTTTTTGAGGAATCATTCGGAAAAGCGATCTGGGCATTTCAGCATCAGAGAGTTTATGATCCGGCAAAAGAAGACATTGTTCATTTGACGGACATACCTCATGGTGTTTTTGAAGATTTGGATTTTCTGGGCCC ATGGTTACCACAAGGTATAGCTAAGGAAATAGCACAAGGAGACATTGATCCATTAACGAAGATGCCATTCCAG GGAAAGGACACATGCAGACAATTGATGCTTGGTAGAAATTGCTTAGAAAAAGAATCTGTACCATCAAGTGGAAGGAAAAAGCTAGATTTGCCTGTCCAGAAAAATTTATTGACCAATTACTTCT GTCTAGCGTCACTTGAAGCAAGACGGAAATTCAGAGCCCCCAAAGTCATGCCAAAAGAGTTGGTGGTGATGGACTCTGATTCTCCAAGTTCAGAAAAATATGATTCTGAATCACTTGGTTCAACAGAAGAGGCTACTTGTATCAATAATCACGCAGCACATGCCCCAGTCAATGCAAGCACTACTAATGATAGTCTGCCCGCAGAGGATTgtgtaggagatacaacaaaa atGGAAGATAAGTCTACCAATCACAACCAGAAAGTTAGCAGGCTACCTTTGAATA GTGACCTTAAGGATCTGCAATGTTCTTCCTTATTGCCAGAGCTGAAGAATGAAACATGTAAACCATTTTTGACATCACACAAGGAATATGACTTTAAACTTCAAATGGCGGATGTCGATGTCACGACAAAGTCGACAAAAAGAAAAGTCATCGTCAAGAGCTCATATTTTAGGCATAAACTATCGGATGACAATGATCCTGAGAACCAAAATGATGGCACCAATGTGAATAATGAAAATTACGATTGCACTTCTTGTGATTGTCCTGTGCCTAATGGTGCATCATGTGGAAATGCATGTCTAAAAAGTGGCATGAAGAAAAGAAAGCCAGTCAATATCAGTGACAAGCAACTG GGAGATCTAGGATCGAAGAATGCACGGACAACTTCAACTTATTTTGAAGAAG ATGGTGAAGCTTCTGATTCTAGCAACAAAGGCAAAGAGATGCAGGAGACTGGAAAATTTGGATGCAATATTTCGCACCTGAACAACTACACCGGTATAGCAGAGAAATCAATGGAAAAATTTGTTGCGCTCATTTCGTCCTACAGATACACTTCATCAGGTTCACGTGCAAGTGGCCTTCGTGCCCCGCTAAAAGATGTACAAAATACATGTTCTTCAAG GCGGACTGTTGCACCCATCAATATCAACAAATTTGCATATTCATCCAAAAAATAA
- the LOC135605782 gene encoding GDSL esterase/lipase At5g03810-like codes for MVPILVAAVQVLVGLVGVSEGQGLVPGVIIFGDSTVDVGNNNHLLTLVKADFPPYGRDFPHHSPTGRFCNGKLVTDFVVEVLGFTSHPPAYLSKEATGNNLLNGANFASASSGYLDATASLYQAVSLTRQLRYFEQYQAKVKSIAGKATATALFADSIYVLSAGSSDFLQNYYINPLLRAIYSPDQFSGLLLQSFTTFVQELHDMGARRIGVTSLPPIGCLPAAITLFGGGDGDACVARLNDDAVAFNEKLDAAARALKRNHADLKLVVFDVYGPLLKLIRNPADGGFLEARRACCGTGTIETSLLCNAASPGTCGNATGYVFWDSFHPSEAANSVLADALIIQGIDLIF; via the exons ATGGTTCCGATTCTGGTAGCTGCTGTTCAAGTGTTAGTCGGGCTGGTGGGGGTGTCAGAAGGGCAGGGGCTGGTCCCTGGTGTCATCATCTTCGGCGACTCGACCGTCGACGTCGGCAACAACAACCACCTCCTCACTCTCGTCAAGGCCGACTTCCCCCCCTACGGCAGAGACTTTCCCCACCACTCACCAACCGGAAGGTTTTGCAATGGCAAGCTTGTCACCGACTTTGTTG TCGAGGTCCTTGGATTCACGTCACACCCACCGGCCTATCTCAGCAAGGAGGCTACAGGAAACAACCTCTTGAACGGTGCCAACTTCGCCTCTGCGTCTTCTGGATACTTGGATGCTACAGCAAGTCTCTAT CAAGCAGTCTCTCTGACACGGCAGCTGCGATACTTCGAGCAGTACCAGGCGAAGGTGAAGAGCATCGCGGGAAAGGCGACCGCGACGGCGCTGTTCGCGGATTCCATCTACGTGCTGAGCGCCGGAAGCAGCGACTTCCTTCAGAACTACTACATCAATCCCTTGCTCCGTGCGATTTATAGCCCGGATCAGTTCTCCGGCTTGCTGCTGCAGTCTTTTACCACCTTTGTTCAG GAGCTGCACGACATGGGAGCAAGACGGATCGGGGTCACGTCGCTGCCACCCATCGGCTGTCTTCCGGCGGCCATCACGCTgttcggcggcggcgacggcgatgCCTGCGTGGCGCGGCTCAACGACGATGCGGTGGCCTTCAACGAGAAACTCGACGCAGCAGCTCGGGCCCTCAAAAGGAACCACGCCGACCTGAAGCTGGTCGTCTTCGACGTCTACGGCCCTCTGCTGAAGCTGATCCGCAACCCCGCAGACGGTG GTTTCTTGGAAGCACGGAGGGCGTGCTGCGGGACGGGGACGATCGAGACGTCGCTGCTGTGCAATGCAGCGTCCCCGGGGACATGCGGCAACGCCACGGGGTACGTGTTCTGGGACAGCTTCCATCCCTCGGAGGCGGCGAACAGCGTGTTGGCCGACGCTCTTATCATCCAAGGCATTGATCTCATCTTCTAA